The stretch of DNA CGATGCAGAAGGTGTGGCGCAGCACGCAGGCGTTCGGAGACATCGCATTCGCCTACTCCTACTCCCTCATCCTCATCGAGATCCAGGATACGATCCGGGCGCCGCCGCCGTCAGAGTCCACGGTCATGAAGCGCGCCACCATGGTCAGCGTCGCGGTGACCACGGTCTTCTACATGCTCTGCGGCTGCATGGGCTACGCGGCCTTCGGCGACGCAGCCCCGGGGAACCTCCTGACGGGGTTCGGCTTCTACGAGCCCTTCTGGCTCCTCGACGTGGCCAACGCCGCCATCGTCGTCCACCTCGTCGGCGCGTACCAGGTGTACTGCCAGCCCCTGTTTGCCTTCGTCGAGAAATGGGCGGCGAAGAGGTGGCCGGAGTCCACGTTCGTCACCGGTGAGGTCGAGGTCCCGCTCTTCAGGACGTACAAGGTGAACATGTTCCGGGCGACGTGGCGGACGGCGTTCGTGGCGACGACGACGGTGGTGTCCATGATGCTGCCCTTCTTCAACGACGTGGTGGGGTTCTTGGGTGCGCTGGGGTTCTGGCCGCTCACCGTCTACTTTCCCGTGGAGATGTACGTGGTGCAGAAGAAGGTGCCCAAGTGGAGCACGCAGTGGGTGTGCCTCCAGATGCTCAGCGTCGGATGCCTCGCCatctccctcgccgccgccgcggggTCCATCGCCGGCATCAAGTCCGACCTCAAGGTGTACCACCCATTCAAGACATAATTGACGTTTGACGATCGTGCACTCACAAACAATACATCAAGGTGTAGGATTCAAGGCAAAGAAGTTCTTGCCCTTCAAACAATTCAAAGAAGATACATCGTGGATGGAGTTGTACTACTTCATGAAATCATGCATGAGATCCATAGAAAAAAATTATTTGATGTTTCTTTATAGTAGTGATTTTTAAAATGTATGATATGATTAACTGGTCTTTAAAAAATTGTGTTAGAGAGAAAATGATTTCCTTTTTTTAACCCAATGCACCCGCAGGGTCAGATATATATATATGCACATACACTCACACCTATAAACGCACGCACACCCTATCTCTGTGAGCACCTCCGAGGGACTAAGTC from Triticum urartu cultivar G1812 chromosome 3, Tu2.1, whole genome shotgun sequence encodes:
- the LOC125545642 gene encoding amino acid permease 3-like, whose protein sequence is MADKVVATYYYPPMEVAAAELGHTAGSKLDDDGRNKRTGTMWTASSHIITAVIGSGVLSLGWAIAQLGWVAGPAVMLLFSLVTYFTSSLLADCYRSGNQSTGKRNYTYMDAVNANLSGVKVQICGMLQYANIVGVAIGYTIAASISMLAIKRANCFHGNGHADPCKVSSVPYMIIFGVAQVFFSQIPDFDQISWLSMLAAAMSFTYSSIGLGLGIVQVIANGGVKGSLTGISIGTVTPMQKVWRSTQAFGDIAFAYSYSLILIEIQDTIRAPPPSESTVMKRATMVSVAVTTVFYMLCGCMGYAAFGDAAPGNLLTGFGFYEPFWLLDVANAAIVVHLVGAYQVYCQPLFAFVEKWAAKRWPESTFVTGEVEVPLFRTYKVNMFRATWRTAFVATTTVVSMMLPFFNDVVGFLGALGFWPLTVYFPVEMYVVQKKVPKWSTQWVCLQMLSVGCLAISLAAAAGSIAGIKSDLKVYHPFKT